The sequence CCGCCGCCGCCAGCAAGGCGAGCAAGGCCGGCGCCGTCGTCCGTTACGTCACCCGCGGTGCCGCCGAGCTCAACCGGGCCACGGCCGAGCTGGAGCGCTCCGCCAAGATCCCTGGCACTGCCTGGTGGAGCGACCCGGTCACCAACCAGGTCGTCGTCTCCGTCGACAGCACCGTCACCGGTGCCAAGCTGGAGCGGGTCAAGGCCGCCGCCGCGCGGGCCAACGGCGCGGTCCGGGTCGAGGCCGAGGCCGGCGTGCTGAGCACCCGGATCTCCGGCGGCCAGGCCATCTACGCCGGCGGGGGCGGGCGCTGCTCGCTCGGCTTCAACGTTCGCAGTGGCAGCACCTACTACTTCCTGACGGCCGGGCACTGCACCAACATCTCGGCCAGTTGGTACTCGAACTCCGCCCAGACCTCGCTGCTCGGCAGCCGTACCGGCACCAGCTTCCCGGGCAACGACTACGGCATCGTGCGGCACAACAACTCCGCCAACGCCGCCGGCAACGTCTACCTCTACAACGGCAGCTACCGCGACATCACCGGCGCCGGCAACGCCTCCGTCGGCCAGTCGGTGCAGCGCTCCGGCAGCACCACCGGCCTGCGCAGCGGCTCGGTGACGGCGACCAACGCCACTGTGAACTACGCCGAGGGCTCGGTCTCCGGTCTGATCCGCACCAACGTCTGCGCCGAGCCGGGCGACAGCGGCGGCTCGCTGTTCGCCGGCGGCACCGCCCTGGGTCTGACCTCCGGTGGTAGCGGCAACTGCCGCACCGGTGGCACGACCTTCTTCCAGCCGGTCACCGAGGCGCTCAGCCGCTACGGCGTCAGCGTCTTCTGATCCACGCACCGCTCGCGGGCCGCCGGAACATTCCGGCGGCCCGCGTCGCGTTGACAGCCACCGCACCCCGCCGGCCGCGACGACGGTCAGCCGGGCCCGGACGGTCCCGGTCGCCGCCGGGAGACCAGCACCGCGGCCAGCGGTACGCAGGCCTCGGCGGCCGCCGCCAGCCGCTCGGTCAGCCCGATCCATGCCCCGTCGGTGAAGAACTCGACGGCGAACCAACCGACCAGCCCGAGGAGGACCGCTGCCGCCGCGAGCGCCAGCCCGCGTACGGATGCCGGCGGGTGGCGGTGCTCCCGGTCGGAAAACGGCCTCGCGCGACGGTGCACCGCCAGGGCCGGCCAGACGGCCAACGCCCCGAACGCGACGCCGGCGGCCACGGCGTGCGTCGTCGAGTCACCGGCCGGGCGCTGCGGGAACGCGACCAGGACCACTGTCGCCAGCCCGCCCAGCGCGAGCAGCGCTCGGCCCGCCGGCGCGGCGCTGACCAGGCCGAGCGCGGTCACCAGGTGACAGAGGCCCAGGCCGGCCAGCCCGACCGTCATGATCCAGCGGTGGTCCGCACCCGTGGCGGCCAGCGCGCTGATGGTCTGCCGCACCGGGTCGAATCCATCGGACTGGGCGGCCTGCGCCAGGGTCCAGCCACCGACGAGGAACAGCGGTGCGCCACCGGCCGACAGCAGGGTCCAACGGGGAACGGCGGACATCGGGCGATCGTAACGTCGCGACAGACGCGTTTCCGGGCCGCACGTTCGGCGACGACTCAGGGCAGCCCGTCGGGTCGCCCGGGAGTGGGGCCGCTCGGTGGTCCGAGCGGATCCGGGGGTAGGACGCCGATGGTCGGCAGGTCCGGGCCGACGCGGACGGTGTCGCCGGCCGACCAGGCGAGGTGCGCCCGTCGGGCGGAGAGGACCGCCAGCAGCGGCCAGAGGGAGACCGCCACCGCCGTCACCCGCTCGGCCAGCCCGGTGCGGGATCCGCTGGTCACCTCGAACGCGCACCAGCCGAAGAGGGCGAGCAGCACGAGCGTGGCGCTCAGCCCCACCGCCCGACGGAACGCCCAGGGCGGCTCCGGTCGGGTGGGGTGCTCGGTGTCGTGACCGCGCGGCAGTCGCAGTGCCGAGCCGGCCGGCCAGAGCACCAGGGCGAGGACGGCCACCGTCGCCGCGATGCCGTGGCTGAGCGAGCCGCCGACCGGCGGCCGGGGAAAGGCGACCAGCGCGATGGTGGCCACCCCGCCGATCGCGAGCAGGAAGCGGCTGGGCAGCCCGGCGGCGTGCAGGACGGCGGCGACGGACAGGTAACAGCAGCCGAGCAGCACCAGGGCCACCACCATGATCCAGGCGTCGGTGGCGTCCTGCCCTGCCAGCTCGCTGATGGTGTCCCGGACTGGGTCGTACCCGACGGGCTGTTGGGCCTGCGCCACCGTCCAACCGGCCACCAGCAGCACGGGCGCCGCCGCCGCCGTGGCGACGGCCCAGTTCGGTACGGGCCGCATTTCGCCACGTTAACCGGCGCGGCTGCCGGGGGAGTGGGGTTCGCCGGTCCACCCCACCAGCGAATCGTGCCGGCCTGCCGGGTGCCCGGAGGCGGGGCGGCCACCCCTGACAGAATGCGGGTGAGGACTGTTCCACGATGAGGAGTTGCCAGCCGTGATCCGTACCCACAATGCCGGAAGCCTGCGCGCCGCGGACGCCGGCTCGACGGTGACGCTCGCCGGCTGGGTGGCCCGCCGCCGCGACCACGGCGGGGTCATCTTCGTCGACCTGCGCGACGGTTCCGGTGTTGTCCAGGTGGTGTTCCGCGAGGAGGATGCGCACGCGCTGCGCAACGAGTTCTGCGTGAAGGTCGTCGGTGAGGTGACCCGCCGCCCGGCCGGCAACGAGAACCCGGAGCTGCCCACCGGTGAGGTCGAGGTGACCGTCGTCGAGCTGGAGGTGCTCTCCGAGGCGGCGCCGCTGCCGCTGCCGGTGGACGACCAGATCGAGGCCGGCGACGACATCCGACTCCGGTACCGCTACCTGGACCTGCGCCGCAGTGGCCCGGCGAACGCGCTGCGGCTGCGCTCGCGCGCCAGCCAGCTCGCCCGGGGCGTGCTGCACGAGCGGGACTTCCTGGAGATCGAGACGCCGACGCTGACCCGCTCGACGCCGGAGGGCGCCCGCGACTTCCTGGTGCCGGTGCGCCTCCAGCCCGGCAGCTGGTACGCGCTGCCGCAGTCGCCGCAGCTGTTCAAGCAGCTGCTGATGGTCGGCGGCATGGAGCGGTACTACCAGATCGCCCGTTGCTACCGCGACGAGGACTTCCGCGCCGACAGGCAGCCGGAGTTCACCCAGCTCGACATCGAGATGTCCTTCGTCACCGAGGACGACGTGATCGACCTCGGTGAGGCGATCGTCTCGGCGCTGTGGAAGGACCTGGCCGGGCACGAGATCACCCGACCGATCCCGCGGATCACCTGGCACGACGCGATGGCCCGGTACGGCTCGGACAAGCCGGACCTGCGTTACGGCGTCGAGCTGACCGAGTTGACCGAGTACCTGCGCGGCACCGAGTTCCGGGTCTTCGCCGGGGCGATCGACGCGGGCGGCTACGTCGGCGCGGTGGTGATGCCGGGCGGCGCGGCGCAGAGCCGCAAGGAGCTGGACGGCTGGCAGGACTGGGCGAAGGCGCGTGGCGCCCGTGGCCTGGCGTACGTGGTGCTGGACGCCGAGACCGGTGAGGCGCGCGGCCCGGTGGCGAAGAACCTCTCCGCCGAGCACCTGGGCGGGCTCGCCGACGCGGTCGGCGCCAAGCCGGGTGACGCGGTCTTCTTCGCCGCGAGCGCCACCACCCGGGAGGCCCAGGAGCTGCTCGGGGCGGCCCGCGTCGAGATCGCCAAGCGGTCCGGCCTGATCGACGAGAGCGCCTGGGCGTTCTGCTGGGTGGTCGACGCGCCGATGTTCGAGCGCACGGACGAGGGCGGTTGGACGGCCGTGCACCACCCGTTCACCTCGCCGAACTCGGAGTGGGTCGACCGGTTCGAGGAGGCTCCGGACCGCGCGTTGGCCTACGCGTACGACATCGTCTGCAACGGCAACGAGATCGGCGGCGGGTCGATCCGTATCCACCGGGGTGACGTGCAGAAGCGGGTCTTCGACCTGCTCGGCATCACTCCGGAGGAGGCGCAGGACAAGTTCGGCTTCCTGCTGGAGGCGTTCAAGTACGGCGCTCCGCCGCACGGCGGCATCGCCTTCGGCTGGGACCGGGTCTGCATGCTGCTCGCCGGCGCGGACTCCATCCGTGAGGTCATCGCCTTCCCGAAGACCCGGGGTGGCTTCGACCCGCTGACCAGCGCCCCCACCCCGATCACCGCCCAGCAGCGCGCCGAGGCCGGCATCGACGCCAAGCCCAAGCCCGCCGCAACGGCCCACACGGGGACGGCCGGCCCCGCAGCCCCGGTAGCAGACCCGGTCTGACCCGCATCTCCTCCCTCTCGCCTCGTTGATCATGGGGTTGGCGGGCCC comes from Micromonospora vinacea and encodes:
- a CDS encoding DUF998 domain-containing protein; this encodes MSAVPRWTLLSAGGAPLFLVGGWTLAQAAQSDGFDPVRQTISALAATGADHRWIMTVGLAGLGLCHLVTALGLVSAAPAGRALLALGGLATVVLVAFPQRPAGDSTTHAVAAGVAFGALAVWPALAVHRRARPFSDREHRHPPASVRGLALAAAAVLLGLVGWFAVEFFTDGAWIGLTERLAAAAEACVPLAAVLVSRRRPGPSGPG
- a CDS encoding S1 family peptidase, whose amino-acid sequence is MRPTRSSFRVAATVAVSGSLVVGSLIGAPAQAAPAASPDTAAAISAELGDRSAGSYIDASGKSVVTVTDAAAASKASKAGAVVRYVTRGAAELNRATAELERSAKIPGTAWWSDPVTNQVVVSVDSTVTGAKLERVKAAAARANGAVRVEAEAGVLSTRISGGQAIYAGGGGRCSLGFNVRSGSTYYFLTAGHCTNISASWYSNSAQTSLLGSRTGTSFPGNDYGIVRHNNSANAAGNVYLYNGSYRDITGAGNASVGQSVQRSGSTTGLRSGSVTATNATVNYAEGSVSGLIRTNVCAEPGDSGGSLFAGGTALGLTSGGSGNCRTGGTTFFQPVTEALSRYGVSVF
- the aspS gene encoding aspartate--tRNA ligase — protein: MIRTHNAGSLRAADAGSTVTLAGWVARRRDHGGVIFVDLRDGSGVVQVVFREEDAHALRNEFCVKVVGEVTRRPAGNENPELPTGEVEVTVVELEVLSEAAPLPLPVDDQIEAGDDIRLRYRYLDLRRSGPANALRLRSRASQLARGVLHERDFLEIETPTLTRSTPEGARDFLVPVRLQPGSWYALPQSPQLFKQLLMVGGMERYYQIARCYRDEDFRADRQPEFTQLDIEMSFVTEDDVIDLGEAIVSALWKDLAGHEITRPIPRITWHDAMARYGSDKPDLRYGVELTELTEYLRGTEFRVFAGAIDAGGYVGAVVMPGGAAQSRKELDGWQDWAKARGARGLAYVVLDAETGEARGPVAKNLSAEHLGGLADAVGAKPGDAVFFAASATTREAQELLGAARVEIAKRSGLIDESAWAFCWVVDAPMFERTDEGGWTAVHHPFTSPNSEWVDRFEEAPDRALAYAYDIVCNGNEIGGGSIRIHRGDVQKRVFDLLGITPEEAQDKFGFLLEAFKYGAPPHGGIAFGWDRVCMLLAGADSIREVIAFPKTRGGFDPLTSAPTPITAQQRAEAGIDAKPKPAATAHTGTAGPAAPVADPV
- a CDS encoding DUF998 domain-containing protein; translated protein: MRPVPNWAVATAAAAPVLLVAGWTVAQAQQPVGYDPVRDTISELAGQDATDAWIMVVALVLLGCCYLSVAAVLHAAGLPSRFLLAIGGVATIALVAFPRPPVGGSLSHGIAATVAVLALVLWPAGSALRLPRGHDTEHPTRPEPPWAFRRAVGLSATLVLLALFGWCAFEVTSGSRTGLAERVTAVAVSLWPLLAVLSARRAHLAWSAGDTVRVGPDLPTIGVLPPDPLGPPSGPTPGRPDGLP